The proteins below come from a single Pseudarthrobacter sp. SSS035 genomic window:
- a CDS encoding anti-sigma factor encodes MNASELHQLLGAYVLGGLDPADSQRFEAHLEDCADCRTELAELESLPALLDALPVPDAVALTGSTRPGVAAEPASSVPRRVLDELATRRRKLRRRWVALVGAVAAACLALGIAAAPLLSRPPAPDASYSVQSGNGLQFSIDLARKTWGTELAVNGSKLPLDGTLSLWIRDRDGGEDRACAWTATPSGRVKVTGATPVQLASIASLELRDETQHAVAVITVP; translated from the coding sequence GTGAACGCCTCTGAGCTGCACCAGCTGCTGGGCGCCTACGTGCTCGGCGGGCTTGATCCCGCGGATTCGCAACGTTTCGAAGCCCACCTTGAGGACTGCGCGGACTGCCGCACCGAACTTGCCGAGCTTGAAAGCCTGCCGGCCCTGCTCGACGCGCTGCCCGTCCCGGACGCGGTGGCGCTCACCGGGAGCACCCGCCCCGGGGTGGCCGCTGAGCCGGCCAGCTCCGTGCCGCGCAGGGTCCTCGATGAACTGGCCACCCGGCGTCGTAAATTACGACGGCGGTGGGTGGCGTTGGTGGGTGCCGTCGCCGCCGCGTGCCTCGCGTTGGGCATAGCGGCGGCCCCGCTGCTCAGCCGGCCGCCAGCGCCGGACGCCAGCTACTCGGTCCAGTCCGGCAATGGCCTGCAGTTCAGCATCGACCTCGCCCGGAAAACATGGGGCACCGAGCTGGCCGTGAACGGCAGCAAACTGCCGCTGGACGGAACCCTTTCGCTTTGGATCCGGGACCGCGACGGCGGCGAGGACCGGGCCTGCGCCTGGACCGCCACGCCGAGCGGAAGGGTGAAGGTCACGGGCGCCACGCCTGTTCAGCTGGCCAGCATCGCCAGCCTGGAACTGCGGGACGAAACCCAGCACGCCGTGGCTGTGATTACAGTGCCTTGA
- a CDS encoding type II toxin-antitoxin system RatA family toxin produces MPQVRAERLIRLDPETVFALSQTTGAFRLQWDPFISAQGFLDGATSAGKGVRTRTVSRLGLVMVSEYVSYAPPRNVGMTMVSGPWFFGNFGGGWRFTADDGGTRTVWKYTFSCRPAWLRPVAERMGAWLLGREINKRIEAFARACEDPALVAEFRALTAQ; encoded by the coding sequence ATGCCCCAGGTACGCGCCGAACGCCTCATCCGCCTCGATCCGGAGACAGTCTTTGCCCTCTCCCAGACCACGGGTGCGTTCCGGCTCCAATGGGACCCGTTCATCTCGGCCCAAGGTTTCCTGGACGGCGCAACGTCCGCCGGAAAGGGCGTCCGGACCCGGACCGTGTCCCGCCTGGGCCTGGTGATGGTGAGCGAATACGTTTCCTATGCGCCACCCAGGAATGTGGGTATGACCATGGTGTCCGGACCGTGGTTCTTCGGGAATTTCGGCGGCGGCTGGCGTTTCACCGCGGACGACGGCGGCACGCGCACCGTCTGGAAGTACACCTTTTCGTGCCGCCCGGCCTGGTTGCGGCCGGTGGCGGAGCGGATGGGCGCCTGGCTCCTGGGCCGTGAGATCAATAAGAGGATCGAAGCGTTTGCCCGTGCCTGCGAGGATCCGGCCCTGGTCGCCGAGTTCCGCGCCCTCACTGCACAATAA